The Vitis vinifera cultivar Pinot Noir 40024 chromosome 1, ASM3070453v1 DNA segment CCTTTAGAAAGTTAATTAAGTGTGGGTGAGCACTTTGAAACTTGTAAAGGAGAATTAGGACCTTAATCAAAGTGCCCTAATATTGAAGAATTTTGGTCGAAAAGTCATTGAATTAGTGAAAAAATATCAAGCTAGGGAAGAAGTTAAAGGAAATGGATTGGTCACCAAAccattctctctctttctctttccttaattttattatcttcATTGCATCAAAAATTATCATTTGctttaaattttcttcaaacATTAAAATTTGACCAATCCcctttacttaattttattatatttatattcattgttATTGCGCTAAAAATcgtcatatatattaaattttcatctaatattaaaatttgacCAACATTCAATTCATTCCTCTCACAAATATAACTAGGATTGGATTAGTATTAacttcacaaaataaaaaatataatccggaagaataataaaaacaaagaagtaaataaaaatttagtgcTGGGGATGGAGAATTGATGAGAAAAATAATGtgaattatataatatatgagTTAATTTCATTGGAAGCTAAGGTTTAGTGTAAATACACCAAACCatcattgatttcaaatttcgTGACTACAACCctataaattaatttgtttttagagattttatataaaaatattttaaacggaagtttttaacaaatttctaaaaactaaattttattttttaaaaaataaaatttatagatGAAATATCTTTATAGGAGTACGATGAAATTTGAAACCTATAACTGCATAGTGTATTTACACTAACGCttaaggttttaatgaaattattaaattttaagagAAGTGTCtttctatctttttctttttcttattttaataatttttaattaattcaatcctttaaaaagtaatagagattagtataaaattatattttatattttatattttctattaatataatttttatccttaactacatctactaataaaataatttatttattagggTCATTGGAAACATTCCGTAGACAATCTAAtctgaaaatgattaaaatcggaaataaaaataaattaaagataaagCTTGATTTTAGAATAGTTTAAGGTaagtataaattaatattttttaaaatattttcctttaataaatattttgatgatttttttcttgatatcaaTGActgttttttttaggaattaaaccatatatcaagaaaaaaaatatatgaggaTGGAAAAAGGCAGATAAAAAGGAAAacgtaaatattttttaaaaaaatctaccCAAAGAAGGTGActaaatgataaaagaaagagATATTATCTATATTAAAAATGAGTATAAATTATAGTATGATATATATTaagattaatttcatttacttttCTTCGTGTTTTGAGTGAGAGGGGAAATGAGTGAGAGAAAAAGATAAggattaattgaaaattaaattaatacttCAATTAAAAgggaataatataatatttatattttaaaaaattaattttaatccaATAATCCAATAAATTATAAAGGGTAAATGAAGCTTAAAAGGTAGCATGGGAGAggaaaatataatttcaaagaaaaaatttaaaaataaaaaaaaaataaaaaaaataaaaaaaataaaaggcaaaAGTGGTATTATTACCATATTGGGTATGAATAGAATGAGTTATGCTACCCTGTGGACCAATAATTTGGGGGCACGTGGCGGGGTTGCAGTTGTCTCATTCAGCATGGTTGTACCAGATTAGGCACCAGCTGACATCGTCCAATCCTCGCAACGACAAAAAGTGTACGTGACAGATGGGCAGCGAAATCTAACCCAGGAGACGCGATTTTGCGCGTCATCGTCATCGTCTTCATCTTCCCCTTTTTAGTGAGCAAGAAGCAGAGAACAGACACTTTAGCACTCTTGTTTCAGCTCAGCCGCGACCCCCAACCTCTAACAATGAACTTCGCGGTTTTGAGCTCCCTCTTTATCTTCTTCTCCCTTGTCTGCTTTCAAAGGTGCTTCTCTTCTCAATTATTCAACTATCTGTTATGATAATAATTTGTAGTCGTCGGAATCAAGTTCCGGGGTTGGAAATTAGCATGATTTTTAGTGGCCTGATGCACATTTTTCTCTGAGTTAGTTAccgatttttatttatttttaattattcaccAGAATATGTCGTTTGGTATTTTAATCTACAAATTTTGTGGAATTTGATGAGGATTGCCTTGCCCGTTTCAAGAAATTTGTGTTTCTCATCCATTTCAGGCTATCAGCTAAACCTCTATCTAAGAATGAGGGAAAGCATGCTTGGTTCCCACCAAGAGGTTGGAACTCCTATGATTCCTTCAGCTGGATCATCTCTGAAGAAGAGTTCCTGAAAAGTGCAGAAATTGTTTCACAGCGGCTACGCCCTTTTGGATATGAGGTACAACCATCTGGTACATGTTCTTATATCAATAGGTGAAGGGACGACTTCTCTTTGAATTTGAGGCTTAACTAACTTTCCTCATTTCGTTGTAATTGCTTGCAGTATGTTGTGATTGATTACCTTTGGTATAGAAGAAAGGTGGAGGGTGCTTACACTGATTCTTTAGGATTTGATGTGATTGACAAATGGGGGAGGATGGCTCCTGATCCTGGCAGATGGCCTTCATCCAATGGTGGGAAAGGGTTCACTGAAGTGGCCAAGAAAGTACATAGCATGggtttgaaatttgggtttcaTGTTATGAGAGGAATAAGCACACAGGCAGTCAATGCAAACACCCCTATTTTAGATAGCATTAAGGTGTTGCTCTTTCATCCCATCTTGATAATTTCcttatctttttttcttgtgATGTTTATATAATGTCACACTTTGTAGATTTTCTTCAACTCTGAACCTTAGGACACCCTACATGCAGATTTTGGTAGTGTACTTGAAATTAAGCAATTCATTCAATGTCGAATCCTCAAGCACATTAATAATGTTAAAGTAGAAGTGGAAGCCATTAACTCAAAGTATATTAAGGCTCTGTGCTGCAGTTATTGCTTGAATTTATCTCCTTTTTTTTGCTAGGGAGGAGTTTATGAAGAGAATGGTAGACAGTGGACGGCAAAAGATATAGCCCTTACAGAAAGGGCTTGTGCATGGATGCCTCATGGTTTCATGAGTGTAAATACCAATTTGGGAGCTGGAAGGGCCTTCTTGAGATCACTATATAAACAGTATGCTGAGTGGGGTGTTGACTTTGGTAATTTGACACTTTTTAGTTGAAAGTCATCCTCTCATCCTCATTTGTCTTTTTTTACTATTACAATATATAGAGCTGTATGATCTTCAATAATGTGTTTTCGATGTCCTGAGGAAATCCAGTTTCCCATTATGTTTAacttattgtttaaaatattgcCATCGTGTTCGGCATAATATCTGAGTTGATTCCGGTTTCATTAAGATCAAGGTGATCTATTTTTACGATTTATAATTTGTCTTTCTCCTATAGTTAAGTCTTTTTTAAGTAATGGTGTCATTCCATGAACCAAGTATATTCATATTGAtcgcttctttttctttttcagtgaAACATGATTGTGTATTTGGTGATGACTTTGATCTAAATGAGATAACTGTTGTTTCAGAGGTACAGAGCAATGCCTCTCTTCTGTTAACATTAGTGATATCCAAGTAATATATTCACAGTGAAGAACTGATATACATAGTGCCCTTGCACAGGTTCTGAAAGAACTTGATCGTCCAATTATGTATTCTCTTTCTCCTGGAACCAGGGTGACACCTGCAATGGCCAAAGAAGTAAATGGACTAGTCAACATGTATAGGATTACAGGAGATGACTGGGATACTTGGGGAGATGTTGCTGCCCATTTTAACATTTCAAGGTAATAAAGCATCCATTTTTCATTTAAGAGCTTCTCATTTCAGAGGACACTTTAATCTTTATCCCAtctaacttgttttttttttctttgtatcacttattctttttttaatatattttaatggcCTCCACTCTGTTCTGTGTCAGGGATTTATCTACTGCTAATATGATTGGAGCTAAGGGCTTGCTGGGAAAGTCATGGCCTGACATGGATATGCTACCATTGGGAACACTAACAGATCCAGGTTATATGACTTGGAATATTGTTCTGTTCTTTTATTCTAGTGACATTCTTGATTCTGTTGTTTTCAGAAGGTTGTGGAGTTGgggtaaataaaaaataaaaaacataatctCAAGTACTGTCGGATAAAACCCAATTCCCATGAACTCACTTTTGTAATGTTGACATGTTGAACCTGGTTATAGAGGGTCCTCAAAACCACGGTCAAGTGTCGAATGGGTCCAGGCACTCAAATATGCATCGGTTGGAATTCCAGGAAACAAAGTTTTTGCTTAAACCAATCTGTCGATGAAATAAAGTCATATTCATGATAGAGCACAGGAGACGATGTTTATCATTGGTGATCTAAAAATCCTGAATTTTGCTTTGTTAGCTTAAACTGCTCTGATGCCAGAGTTCTGCAGTGATGGATGAAAAGCCATAATTAATatggatatttttttattgaataggtTCAAATGAAGGTCCACACAGAAAATGCAGACTAACTATAGATGAACAAAGAACTCAGGTATGTGCGTACAAGTGACATGAGTTAATTCTCTTTATACTTCAAAAATAATTGAGCTCTCTTTTTTGACCTTGAGTTTTCTCCTTACAGATGACTTTATGGTCTATGGCAAAGTCTCCACTAATGTTTGGTGGAGATGTGAGGGATCTCGACGACCCTACATACAAACTTCTTACAAATCCCATCCTGCTGGAAATAGACTCTTTTAGCTCAAACAACAGGGAGGCATGTGAAGCCATCTATTTATAAAAGTCCTTGGGAAGACAAACTTCATCACAGCATAACATATTTTCTTGGATTTGCAGTTTCCTTATGTCACTGGTATGAATGGTCCCAGAACTAGAAAGCAGATTCTTTCCCAGGGAATAAGAACATGCCTGACAAAGGTGGACAAATCAGACACTCGAGTTTTGGGTCTCACTAGCTGCAAGGATTCCAAGCCAAATGGTTGGTCTATCAAAACTCTTGGCCAAGACCTTGCACAAATCTGCTGGAACGATAAGTCAGGAAGCAGATATCTGGCACCTTATTGCTTATACAAGAGAAAACTTCCTTTGGCATTGTAATATTACTTTACATTTCCATGGTTCATTTGTTTCAAGTTGTTTCTTATTACTGCATGTGTActgatcaaaatatttttgtgtaTGCTGGTGTAGAGATGCAGAGATAATCTACAAGCAGAAATATCAAGGAAAACACCATTTATTAGCAACTGATGGGATGGAGTTGTGCTGGGACGCTTCTCCGAAAGGGAAACCTACTTCAAAGGAGTTCAATAGAGGTTCATTTTCACCCTGCAAATGGGATGCCAACCAGGTAACTCTTAACGCCGATTCATGATATCTATAAATAAAAGATGTTTCTCACTATCATAATAAGCACTAAATTATGCACTCTAAAAGGGTCATCCAGAGTTTCTGCAATCATTTAGCTGTAGCACACCCCTGTATGATTTTTCATCTTTGGGagaattaaaaaacaatggGAAGTTTATATGAAACTTTTGCAGGAAACCTTGTCATTATATATACAACTCCATCCAacctaattatttaaatattgcTTTTTGCCTCACTTTACATTTAGTTTTTTCCTCTCGGACATGTGCATGAAAACTGAAAGCTAACAGATCTAATCATAACAGATGTGGGAGTTGAACAACAATGGCACCCTTTTAAACAGTCATTCTGGTCTATGTGCAACTGTGAATGCGGTGCAAGGTGAAATACTGAAGTTGATTGCTTCTTTATATAATATCTGGAGCATAAATGTCTAAAAGTTAGTTTTATGTCGCATCCGCTAACTGACTTTTTATTCACAGATGATGCTGTTTCTGGTGGAATTCGTTCTTGGATTGCAACTGGAAGAAAAGGTTTGCTTCCCCTGAAACTCCTGATTAAGTTTACTTAAACTGGTTTCCTCTTTCATTTGGTGTTCCTCCAGAACCATCATTGATCCTCCATTAAGATCAATCTCTAGCAATAACCagtgaaatgaaaaagaagataatTATTTCAATTCCCTAAAAATGATCACTGTGAAGCTGACTAAATGAACTTATTCTGCTGAAAAGTCATCCAAGTAAAATCACCTCCATCTGCTTCTGACATTACCTAAAGACGGATGAATTATAAATCTTCAATCAATTTGTCATAAAACTTTTAGATGCCCAGTTTTATTCTTCTCCCACAGTCTAATGATTATTCATCATTTTGCTTCTTCAGGAGAAATATATCTTGCCTTTTTCAATCTAAACCCTGAAAAGACCACAATATCTGCAAGCATATCAGATCTGGCTAAAGCGCTCCCGGGCAGAAATTTGAAGGTGAGTTCATGCAAGGGCAGTGAAGTATGGAGTGGAAAGGACTTGGGAATAATAGGAGGCTCAGTATCAATGACAGTAGAAATGCATGGCTGTGCACTATTTGTTTTGAAGTGCATCAGTTCCagctaaatcattttttttgtccCTTCTCTTGTCTTTTATTAACCCTGATTTCTAATGGGGAGTAATATTATCTTATCAATATGCAGTCGCTTTTCAaagaagttaatttttttaaaaatatttttcttaaaaatgttgCACCAAAATCTTTGGTATTTTCATAAATTGTGACATGAGATGGGTAAAAGCAAATTTAGAGTGCGATTgattgtgattttaaaaagtgtttttaatttttttaatactcaaaagataagaaatttcaaatattagaagactaaaaatattttctaaaatcactactaaactTACTCTTAATGTTCTAATGGTCAAATAATGATAATTCTGGTAGTTTTTAAGCCACTAAACATTggagaaaaattaaaactttgcATGATTATGGGTATTTGAAAACATACCATACTTACTAGTTGCAATTTCATTTCCCCATTTctacttaatttaatttctatatatatattttttatatatttattgggTATATAAAGAGTTGATGGTcaagaattttgttttaataaaatagacggatttagaaaatattctttttaataaaaaaaagattttcttaataaattcaaaaaaatatttttagagaaatttagaaaattaatttttaataaacattccaaaaatggtttttaataacaagtgtccaaaaatttaaaaattgtttagaaaattgatttttaaataaaattataaattaatttttaatcaaatattaaaaaatgatttttaaatcaaactttttttttcctcactaGCAATGTGATTAAaggtaatttttataaataaaagttttaaatatatatttttttaaataagaatagGATGAATTGTTTTAGTAAATTATAGTTgtagaaatcatatttttaatgaaattggattgaaactatttttctaattaaaatttataaaaaaaacaaaataaaatcaattcctttgtagataaaatcaaattaaaatattcttgtgtaaataaatttataaaaaatcattcttctaaataatttgtaaaaataatttttcttaagtaaaaattaaattgaaatactacaaaattgtaaaaattcatttttttttttaatgaaagtttaaaattttcatcttttccattaaaataaaattatctcatgaaaaaaagttataagtcaagaaaatgaataagtttAAAAATGTCTAAACTCTTAAATGCTAACTTGATGTAACAAACACTACattattacttaatttaaataaagGGAAATCAGTATTATAATAAGAACTCACCATAAgtaattattttggaattaagATGATACGAATAATAAAAGGTAAATTAACTTTTTtggaatataaatttttttagatatagaggaaaaaagattataaaaatgCTGAATTAGCATATTGGtccataaataaaatgatataaatttagCATAAAATAGATTTATATAATTTTGATGTTTACTTAGTATGCgtatgataaatcaatttaataatttaataacttaaatttaagttattaaataaattaagtatgtttggtaatgatataacttaaaagtaaaaaaaaaaaaaaaaaatttgagtaataagtaaaaataattaacttattcttaagtccaaatcttttttattttattttatttttattttatttgtttaaattaccTCCACGATATCTTTTATTATTCCATGACCTACTACGTTACTCAAATTCTttatcctaattataatttatgaagataaatattattaatttaatattttaaaataagttttaagttaattttatcaaacatcttaatacttgaaataaaatttaagtaataagttttaaattaataacttaaagtataatttaatataaaatcaacttaaattattaagtaataagtattaggTTTTATCAAGTAAacttgataaattaattaatatatgacatctaaattttaaaaataaaaatcgtaaaaacaaagtaaaattatGTTGAATTTGAATTAAGTAGTATGTaataaagctaaaaaaataatcataaaaaaacttTGATACTAAATTGTAAATGTTGAATTAGCTGAAGCGAGAAGTGTTTTAATATTAACTTCACCACTTGATAATGAAAACGGTAATCCGAAAATGatttagttttattaatttACATCATGTAtgacattatttaaaaatttaaaatatttcataatatCTTAAAGAGATAAAAGTATATTGTTTAAGtgaagttaataatttaataatataaattcacGTGCTAGGTTAAatttataaacataaaatattaccctttttttattttatataaatttaaatataacaattatttttaatcatttgaaaatatatatttaaaagttttcaaatagtTACTTTTTGGTAAGAAAAGAATGggaattaaaaattcattttatgtgtaaattttgaataagtattaaaatttatttgataccttaatttttaaaaaatcatttttaaaatcattttcctttcaatttaaaattattatgctTTCCATGGTCTAAAAGAATAAAGAAGTAGGTTTTCATTAAGACCTATATTTTTTGTGAGAATATTGTATTGAAgactaatgttttaaaaattggattggTCATTGAGCGGGAAAAGTTATCGATTCATGGTTTACTGGTCGGATTGACGGTCGAACcgccggtgacgtcataaatatataatttataaattattaaaatttaaaataattataaaaataaaaataataatttatttattatttaaaaattaaatatttttttaaaaataaaaaaattagtttcaaattagaaattaaaattaaaatgataaaatttaaaattttaatatttattttaccattaaatcatatttatttattggtcTTCATTTGAATGACTATTTGAAGAAGTTTGGAAcaagtcttaaaaaaaaaatacttgaatCAAGAAGTGGTGCAATAAGAAATCTATTTTTGGCACAATGAACAgacacattattattattattattattaatttattattataaaatttaaaccaCCCACCACCGTCccccctctttctctctcaagtTACCGGAAAATCACAGAGGCCcgccaaaaaccaaaaacaatcgGAAGGGCTTTCATTCATTGAGGGTTTGTGGCGCCGGGAGGGGGTTTTGCAACGGGGGGAAGAAGAGGGAGGGGGGTGTATGGTTGCAGCGGTGTAACGGTCGGAGATACCGCTGGCGTCGGTGTCGTGGCGCGTTGGGGGCGGCAGCTTCTTCACCTCCGGTGCAGAATCTGCAGATCactgtaagttttttttttaaaaaaaaaaaaataataatggaacCGTCCGGTTTGAATGGAATCGGCCGGTTCGTCCGGTTCTTCTGTCGGACCGCCGATTCCGCCGGTCTGATTCCGGTTCGACATAGTTCCAATCCAATTGACCGAACCGGACCGGAACCGTGACCGGTGGACGGTCGGaacggtccggtttttaaaagaCTTCACCCCATATGAtttaatatctcaatttttttaaataattttaaaatcattattttttgaaCGTaagttttaaatatgtttttaatactaaaaatagaaaaccggAAATATATCCTATTGAAcaataaagattttatttataattttaatttattttatatagaaaagactttattttaaaagtggggttcaagttttaattaaaagaattaaaatgtcTCTCCTcaattctctattttttattactatattttttcattttgattaaaaatattaaatgaattatatgtaggtttatgattaaatataaatttaaccttatgctaaaaatatttcatagatagttaataacaataataaaaattttcttgatcataatttttttttcttttaatgataaaaataaaaatttgaaaataaaaatatttattttataaaatataaatttgaaatttagaaatttatttttctaaaaataaaggattttattctaaaagaaattcaattacatatacatcaataaaaaatatattttgatttaacataattcttataaattaattaCAAGAAGTTcttatttagaattttaattttattgtaggaaggtattaatgataaaataaaaatatttattttataaaaaataaatgtgaaatttaaaagttgattttttttttaaagaaatatatcaattcatatatatatatatatatatatatatattattttattttattttgatttatgaaataattaataataaaatgttttaattgaaaataatttaaatttttattatgaaaaaaaattcaaaaataaaaatcttttaagAAACGATAAAAATGAGACAAAAGATTTATAATTCATTGTTTATATTTTGCTGAAAGTGATAAGTTAAATTCCTATTGATTTTTAAGTGGTTTAAGATCTTCAACAGTGAGCTCTCGAACATCGTGTGCGAGATTTATGGGCTCATAGTAGAGATCAGCCCATTTCAGCCTAATAATTCAATGGGCTGATCCAGGCTCAACCCACTATTTCTTGACTGAACAGTGAATTCACGTAGCCCCCAATCTCTCTGTTTACAGAAGAGCGTCCAGTCTTCCTTCCTCCAAAGGCTGCTGTTGGGTCGATCCCCGGGTTCAAGGTATTCCGT contains these protein-coding regions:
- the LOC100245809 gene encoding uncharacterized protein LOC100245809 yields the protein MNFAVLSSLFIFFSLVCFQRLSAKPLSKNEGKHAWFPPRGWNSYDSFSWIISEEEFLKSAEIVSQRLRPFGYEYVVIDYLWYRRKVEGAYTDSLGFDVIDKWGRMAPDPGRWPSSNGGKGFTEVAKKVHSMGLKFGFHVMRGISTQAVNANTPILDSIKGGVYEENGRQWTAKDIALTERACAWMPHGFMSVNTNLGAGRAFLRSLYKQYAEWGVDFVKHDCVFGDDFDLNEITVVSEVLKELDRPIMYSLSPGTRVTPAMAKEVNGLVNMYRITGDDWDTWGDVAAHFNISRDLSTANMIGAKGLLGKSWPDMDMLPLGTLTDPGSNEGPHRKCRLTIDEQRTQMTLWSMAKSPLMFGGDVRDLDDPTYKLLTNPILLEIDSFSSNNREFPYVTGMNGPRTRKQILSQGIRTCLTKVDKSDTRVLGLTSCKDSKPNGWSIKTLGQDLAQICWNDKSGSRYLAPYCLYKRKLPLALDAEIIYKQKYQGKHHLLATDGMELCWDASPKGKPTSKEFNRGSFSPCKWDANQMWELNNNGTLLNSHSGLCATVNAVQDDAVSGGIRSWIATGRKGEIYLAFFNLNPEKTTISASISDLAKALPGRNLKVSSCKGSEVWSGKDLGIIGGSVSMTVEMHGCALFVLKCISSS